GACGCGATCTCAGCGTAGGCATTGGAAGCGGCTTTGGCCTGGACATCGGCCTGCTCTATCTGCCCGCCTCGACGTTTCGCATTGGCGCGACAATACGCGATCTCACAAAGACGCGCATTGCATTTCCCAATGGCATTGCGGATCACATTTCGCCGTCTCTTCTCATTGGCTCTGCCCTCCAACGCAGGATGCCCGGCGGCGATATGATTATCAGTTTTAGCACGCACCTGAATGACAAAAAATCGACACGGGAAAAAACGCGCAGCATACAACTGGGAATAGAATACCGCCTGCAACACCGCCTCGCATTTCGCCTCGGATACAAAGACGGACACTTTACAGCGGGCACTGGCCTGCAATTCCGTCGATTTGGCGTAGATCTCGCCTTCATGGAACACGACCAACTCGACAACACGTACCGTATCTCCGCCTCTTTATTTTTTTGATTGGACAGTGATGGCTTTCAAATCTGGATATGTCATAATCGCGGGACGCACCAATGTCGGCAAATCCACGCTTTTTAATGCACTCGTGGGGGAGCGCCTATCCATTATTTCGCCCAAACCCCAAACGACCCGTAATAATATCCTGGGCATTGTGACAGATAAACAGACCCAAATGATATTTCTCGATACCCCCGGTATCTTGTCTGCGCGCTATCGCCTTCACGAATTTATGAACCGACAAATCGGGCGTGCATATCAAAGTGCCGATGTGCTTTTGGGCATTGTCGATGGCTCAAAATTTGATACTTCCTATGACACCGAAGTACGACAAATCTTCGAACAATGGAATATTCCCAAAATCATTGCTGTAAACAAGACTGACCTCATATCGCACGCGCAAGCCCAACGCTGCGAGCAACAGATTCGCACATCACGCTCACCACAGACCGTTTTATCCGTGGCGGCCATTAGCGGTCAGGGCATACAAGCCCTTCACACAGCTTTGCGCCATGCACTGCCGGAAGGCCCACAATACTATCCGGAAGATATGCTCACCGAACAGCCCGAAAGATTTTTTGTCGCGGAACTCATTCGAGAGGAAGTCTTCCATCACCTGCGCCAGGAATTGCCCTATGCAACGGCAATCGACATTGAGGCTTTCGAAGAAAACCGCTCCAAAGTCTATATTCAGGCCAATATCATTGTCGAACGCAATTCACAAAAAGGCATTGTCATAGGACGAGGGGGAAAAACCCTTAAAACCATTGGACATCGGGCACGAAAAAAAATCGAGGCATTTTTGGAACACCCAATTTACCTCGACCTGCATGTCAAAGTCTATGAAAACTGGCGCAAAAAAGACACCGCCCTTCGCAGCCTGGGATATGGTCTATGATGAAAAATTTTCTCAAACTCGCAGCAAGTCTCGTGTTAATGGGGGGCTTTCTCTGGGCAGCGTTTAGAGATGTCAAATGGGTGCGTCTCGAAGAGGCTCTGCAAACTGCCAATCCCCTGTGGTTACTCCTATCGGCCATCATCATCATTGCGTCGGGCTTGCCGCGCGCCTGGCGCTGGCGCATTTTGCTATCACCCGTTGCCCCAAATATTTCCATTCGCGCGGCATTTTGGGCTGTCATGGTCGCCTATGCGGGCAATGTCGTATTCCCTCGTGCTGGCGAAGTCGCCCGTGCCCTTGCCCTCGAAAGGGATCACCCCACCGGCATCAGTGCAATCCTGGCGACAGTAATTGTAGAACGCTTGCTCGACATACTCACCCTCTTGATCATCTTGGGCGTGGTTTTATTTTTTGCCAGAGAGCAGATCGGCGCGGCATTTCCCTGGCTTGAACCAATCGCCTTACTGACATTACCCATCATTTTGTTTGCTTTCGTATTTTTGGGACTGCTCTCAGCCCGCGGAGAACGCGGCCTGTCCATTTTCCACCGCCTGCTGGCGCGCCTCTCTCCCAGGCTGGCCGATGGTGCAACCCATATTTTGCGTTCTTTTTTACAGGGCATGAGAGCTATTCACACTGTAGAAGGCTACGCGGGAATTCTGGTATCAACCCTGATTCTCAATAGCCTTTATTTGTTTGCCATGTACTTGCCCTTCTACAGTTTTGGATTATCACATAAGTACAACCTCGGTCTGTTTGAAGCTATGGTTGTAATGACCATCGCCACGATCGGATTTGTCTTTCCCTCACCGGGTGGTATAGGCTCCTATCATTTCTTTTGTGCCGAAACGCTCCACCATTTCTACCATGTGCCAACAGAAATCGCATTGGCATTTGCCACGTCGGTACATGCAGTCGCAATCCTCGGCTTTCTTTTATTTGGCGGCCCCCCACTGATCAGACTCCTCTGGTACAAAAAAGCTAAAAAATAGGTCCCCTGACGTCACAAAATGCGAAACAGCGTTTCTCGCCAGGCCTGTAAACCCGTTTGACGGTCAGTGACAACTATAGATAACAGATGCACGCCAGGCCCCAACTCACTTAAATCAACGGATAAATAAACCGGCTCCTGCATCTCCCTTCCTCGATAATCTGTACTAACGGAAATACGCCACCTGTCATCACTTATACCCAGTTGCTCAATCGCCTTTCTATCTCGCTTATCGGAAAAACGCCGCAAATCTGGTGGGCCTACTCTGTACGTCACAGAAAAATCGGTCTGCCCAAACTCATCGCGTACCAGATTGTAAATCTCAAAATAGATATACAACAACTCGTCTGCGCCAAAAGTTCGCAACGGATTGGGGATGACTTCTATCCCCTCTTTGCCATCTCCTGCATGTGAAGCCAACAACACAGAACTCATAGAAATCACATCATCGGGAAATGCCTGTACAAAAACGGTATCGCGGAACACGCCCACTGTTTTCTTTTCCACATCTTTAATTTCTAAAGATAGCGCAAGTGAATCGGCATCTTGTTGCCCTGGTGCCAAAATCAGGTCGCGTTGCCCCAACAAATACCGCTCCTTCAATGAATCGGTCCAAACATCTCGAAATACCTCTGGCTGCCACCTGATACCCGTTATCTCTTCCCCATCGCTTCTATGAACAAAAATACCAGCATCTAAATCAACCTGATAGGTCTCATAGAGCTTGAGATACTGCAACTCGCGCTTGGGGATGCCCCACGAGAAAGCCACCTTGACCTGTCCTTCTTCAGCTTTGAAAAATCCCACCTGTACGGGTAATCCGTATTTCTGATCTCGATATGGATCGACATAGCGCTCGGGTAAATAAAAATTGGGCGACAGAATCTGACTTCTGCCCCATCCACCCGGAGCGAGTGCCCATCGCTCATCCTTCATCAATTCCAATTTCCAATGCACAGAATCATAGGAAAAAAAGTTCATTGAAAAATCTTCGTATGTCCAGATTTCCCGGTGCGGAATAAGTGTTCTCACGCGATTGACATAGCGACCATAGCGAATCCAGACCTTGCCCATATCCGTTTCCCAACCCGCAATCCCCTCATCGGGCAAACCAAATCTCAAATTTGCATAAGCAACCCGCCCACGATGTGCCAGCTTTCTCTCGTTCACAGGTGTGAGAAACAAAGGATCGCGCATTTGCCAAAAAAGCGCAGGTGCCTCATCCCCACCACCCAACAATTCTATTGAAGTCATCGCAGCCTGCCCAACCGAATCCATCTGTGCGTACGCGCGATCAAACGCTTTGCCTGCCGCCT
This genomic window from Gemmatimonadota bacterium contains:
- the era gene encoding GTPase Era, which encodes MAFKSGYVIIAGRTNVGKSTLFNALVGERLSIISPKPQTTRNNILGIVTDKQTQMIFLDTPGILSARYRLHEFMNRQIGRAYQSADVLLGIVDGSKFDTSYDTEVRQIFEQWNIPKIIAVNKTDLISHAQAQRCEQQIRTSRSPQTVLSVAAISGQGIQALHTALRHALPEGPQYYPEDMLTEQPERFFVAELIREEVFHHLRQELPYATAIDIEAFEENRSKVYIQANIIVERNSQKGIVIGRGGKTLKTIGHRARKKIEAFLEHPIYLDLHVKVYENWRKKDTALRSLGYGL
- a CDS encoding GWxTD domain-containing protein: MGVLSVFVLMACVTANANSVDSLLACAQRDTSKSLDYRIGLLRKALRVDGDRADVCAALGALFIQKNTPASRLRADRYIYRAIVLDPENIEYHLSYATLQRKKGFRYNAMRYFEKVLRMDSTQVDAACEVGDYYLQDMLKYVDARRFDGGGSMRSFAMESVQTAANYYHYALAHDPYCRRAYYGLGMLSIEGGYKEDLIVIAQALLDRWPQDRDGLLFLGLGYYAAEKYEAAGKAFDRAYAQMDSVGQAAMTSIELLGGGDEAPALFWQMRDPLFLTPVNERKLAHRGRVAYANLRFGLPDEGIAGWETDMGKVWIRYGRYVNRVRTLIPHREIWTYEDFSMNFFSYDSVHWKLELMKDERWALAPGGWGRSQILSPNFYLPERYVDPYRDQKYGLPVQVGFFKAEEGQVKVAFSWGIPKRELQYLKLYETYQVDLDAGIFVHRSDGEEITGIRWQPEVFRDVWTDSLKERYLLGQRDLILAPGQQDADSLALSLEIKDVEKKTVGVFRDTVFVQAFPDDVISMSSVLLASHAGDGKEGIEVIPNPLRTFGADELLYIYFEIYNLVRDEFGQTDFSVTYRVGPPDLRRFSDKRDRKAIEQLGISDDRWRISVSTDYRGREMQEPVYLSVDLSELGPGVHLLSIVVTDRQTGLQAWRETLFRIL
- a CDS encoding lysylphosphatidylglycerol synthase transmembrane domain-containing protein, with product MMKNFLKLAASLVLMGGFLWAAFRDVKWVRLEEALQTANPLWLLLSAIIIIASGLPRAWRWRILLSPVAPNISIRAAFWAVMVAYAGNVVFPRAGEVARALALERDHPTGISAILATVIVERLLDILTLLIILGVVLFFAREQIGAAFPWLEPIALLTLPIILFAFVFLGLLSARGERGLSIFHRLLARLSPRLADGATHILRSFLQGMRAIHTVEGYAGILVSTLILNSLYLFAMYLPFYSFGLSHKYNLGLFEAMVVMTIATIGFVFPSPGGIGSYHFFCAETLHHFYHVPTEIALAFATSVHAVAILGFLLFGGPPLIRLLWYKKAKK